From the genome of Campylobacter concisus:
TAATAAATTTTTGATTTTTTACATCTTTTTGACGAAAATTAGCTATTATCACATTAACCGAATAAATCGGTAATTTTTTTAAGGAACACTCCTGTGAATATTTATGTAGGAAATTTGTCGTATAGGACGACAGAGGCAGAATTAAAGGAAGCCTTTGCACAATTTGGTGAAGTAAGGCGAGCAAAAATAGTAAAAGATAGAGAAACTGATCGCTCAAAGGGCTTTGGCTTTGTTGAAATGGACGATGCAAATGAGGGACAAAAGGCTATAGACGCGCTAAATGAAAAAGAACTAGGCGGACGTACTTTAAGGGTAAATGAGGCTAGACCAAGAGATTAATGACTATTTGCCACCAAATGGTGGCATAGCGTCCCGCATAGCTCCTACGCCTAGTGGGTTTTTGCATGCTGGCAATGCTTATAACTTCATCCTAACTTATCTTTTGACACGTTCGGCAAGTGGCGTTTTGCACTTACGTATCGATGATTATGATCTTAGTAGATGCCGGCAAGAATTTGTTCAAAATATCTTTGATGTTTTAGATTTTTTGGAAATTGATTACGACAAAGGTCCAATTAATGTAAGTGACTTTGAACGTAATTTTAGCTTTAAAGTAAGAGCTAAAAGATACGAAGACGTACTTGAAAAACTAGATGAAATTTATATCTGCGAATGTTCTAGAACTACAAAGAATGCCTATGAAAATGGCATTTACACTAAAATTTGTAAAAATAAAAATCTAAAATTTATAAAAGACAAGACCGCCATTAGACTAAGCGTTGATGAGGGTGATCCTCTTGGTAAGCTTGTGGCAGAGCAAATGGGCGATTTTGTGATTTACAAAAAAGATTTTACTCCGGCTTACAACTTTGCAAGTGTGATAGATGATGAGGATATGGGCATAAATTTGATTATTAGAGGGGAAGACCTGATACCTTGCACGCTAGCTCAAAGATACCTTGCAAAAAGGCTAAATTTTAGCTTTTATAATGCTAATTTTATTCATCATAAGCTACTTTTAAAAGATGATAAAAAGCTCTCAAAAAGCTCGAAATCACCACCAATTAATCTAAAAGATAGCCCGCAAATTTATTACAAAATATTAGCAAATGATCTTGGTTTAGATATAAAATCAGCAGACAAAATCCAAAATCTACTTTACGAGTTTAAGCTAAAAAATATTACAAAATTTTAGCATCTGATTTGACTAAAAGGATTTATTAAAAAACCTTTTAGTCTATTATTTTGTAGTTAAATTTATAAATTTTGAAAAGATTATCTAAGTTTTGTCTCAAAAAATGCGTTAAAAAGCGAGTTTATGCCTTGCTTTGTAAATTTCTCCATTATCTTTTCGATCTGCGGTTTTTCTTGCCAGACTGGCTCATCTACGAGGCTCATTTTAGCTAGCTCGTTTTGAGCGTCTATGTAGCTACCAAGGCTGTCAATTAGCCCCATCTTTAGGGCGTTGTGTGCCAAAAAGACCCTCGCATTTGCCCACTCGTCTTTTTTATTGATGTCTAAATTTCTAGCTACTGCCACGTCGCTTACAAAGAGCATATAAGCGTCATTTACGAGCCCTTGCAAGCTCTCACGCTCTTGCTTGCTCCAGCTCCTCATAAAGGTGCCAGCCTCTTTAAACTCGCCAGCCTTCACCACCTGCTCGCTCACGCCTAAATTTTTGGCTAAATTTTCGATGTTTGCCCCTTGCATGATGACGCCGATCGAGCCTATGAAAGCACCTGGGTTTGCTACTATAATGTCGGCATTTACGCCAGCGTAGTAGCTACCACTTGCCATGTTGCCAGCAGCGTATGCGAGCACTTTTTGCTCTCTTTTAGCCTCTTGACCGCCATGGCTAGCTCCACGCTAGGACTTAGCGCGCCGCCTGGGCTGTCGATGTAGAGTAGCACGCCTTTGATGTTGCTATCCAGCCTTGCTTTTTCGAGCGCATCTAAAATTTCGCTTGTGTCCATTATCGTGCCGGTGATGTCTATGCGGGCTAAATTTGGCTCTTTCATCTTGCCATCTGGCGCGAAAATAAAAAATAAGATCAGCAAAAATACGAGCGCCTTAAAGTAGTTATTTATAAATTTAAAAATTCCCAAAATTCCTTTAAGAATAAGCCTTAAAATTTGCAAATTTTGCCTCCGATATATAGTTTTTTAGCCTCGTTTGTATGAAGTATGAGCTGAAGTATTAGCTCGCTATCGTCGCACTCTAGGTCGTTATAGATTGCTATATCGGCTGCGCGTCCTGCCTTTATCTCGCCGTTATTTGTCCTAAGTGCCTTTGCACCCCCATGCGTTGCAGCGACAAAAAGTCTGGTGGCAAGCTCGTTTAGGTCAAGGCTAGCGTGGGTAAATAGGGCGGCTCTTAGTTCATGCCAGAAATTTAGGCTGATATTTGAGCTAAGCCCGTCTGTGCCGATGTTTAGGCTCACATTGTTTTTAAAAATTTCTTTTAAATTTAGCGCCTTTTTGCCAAGTAGCCTGTTTGAAACGGCACAGTGTGTCACGCTGTGATGTGGTCTAAATTTAGCAAAATCGCTCACATAAACGCAGTGCGTAAATAGAGTATTTATCTCACGAAACATCGCAAAATAGCTATCCGTGTCATACATCGACTTTGGATAAGGGCTAAATCTTAAAAGGTGCTTTTTAAAGCCACCGCTGCCGTGCTCTAGCCACTGCTTTTCAGCCTTGCTCTCTAAAAAGTGCGTGCTAACAAGAAGATCATCTTTTTTGGCTATCTCAAGGGCGGCTTTGGCTAGCTTTGGATGCACAGAGTAGGGTGAGTGTAGCGAGATGGCTGGGGTGAAATTTTGGCTTTTATAGCCCTTTGTTTTTTCAAATTTAGCTAAGAAATTTTGCAAATTTTGCTGAACCATTTGCTCGCTTGAGCCTAAAATTTCACTAAAAAGTACGACTTTTAGAGGGCTAGCGGCTAAAATTTCAAGCTCAGAGCCAAAGCTAGAGATCTCGCCAATGGTGCAAACTCCGCTTTTTAGCAGCGAGCTTATGGCTTCATTCATCGCTTTTTTAGCATCCATCCTAGCTAGCTCGCCACCTTTATCGATGATAGAGCCAAGCCATTTTATGAAGTCGCCGTATTTTAGGGTGCTGACGTTTGAGCTAAATTCCAAATGAACATGTGTATTTACAAAGGCTGGGGCGATCACGCTATCACCAAAGTCATAAATTTTCGCCTCTTTAAATTTCTTTTGCGCCTCTTTTTCGCTTAAAATTTCTAAAATTTTATCGTCCTTGAGAACAACACAAGAATTTCTTAAAATTTTTGGATTTTCTCCGCCAGTGATTATTTTTTTTGCTTTTAGAATTTCCATTTTGGCCTTAAATTTTTGTTATTGTAGCGAAAATTTAGGAACGAAAATGTATAATTTGGGCTATTTAATCAAAAAGGAGTGACATGGATAAGAAGCTAAAAATAATGGTTATCCAAGGGCCAAATATCAACATGCTTGGCGCTAGAGAGCCAGGAATTTACGGCGTTATGAAGATGGAGGATATCCACTCTCAAATGAAGATCGTTGCTGATCAAAATGACGTTGAGATCGAGTTTTTTCAAAGCAACCTTGAAGGCGAGCTAGTCGATAAGATCCAAGAGTGCTTGGGCGATGCTGACGGCATCATCATAAACCCGGCTGCTTACACTCACACCTCTATCGCTATCCGTGACGCGCTAAGTGCGGTTGCGCTGCCAGTTATCGAGGTGCATATTAGCAACGTTTATAGAAGAGAAGAGTTCCGCCACAAAAGCCTTATCGCACCAGTTGCGGCAGGCCAGATCGTGGGCTTTGGACCAGTTGGTTATCATTTAGCAATGATAGGCATGCTTCAAATTTTTGAGCAAATCAAAGCAGTAAGAGCAAATCAAAAAGCACAATGAATTTCATCTTAAAGGATGAAAACGCCGTATTTTACGAGTGTGGCTATAGCTGTGATAATGAATTTTTGCTATGCCTTGATGGTGTAAAATACTTTTTTACGGATGCGAGGTATTATTTCGAGGCAAAAAGCTGCGTAAATGCTGGCGTGGTCGTTCTTTTAGCGCAGAGAAATTTAATAAGCGAGGTTAGGGCATTTTTAAGAAAGATGAAGCCAAGCAGCCTCGTTTTTAATCCTGATGAGTTAAGTTTAAGCGAGTATAACGCGCTTAGCAAGGGTTTTAAGATAAATTTCAAGCCAAAGCCAAATTTTTCTAGGCTAAAGAGAATTTGCAAGAGCGAAGATGAGATAAAAATTTTAAAAAAAGCTAGCGAATTTGGGGCGAAATGTTTTGATGAATTTGCTAAATTTGTGCGTGAAAATGGCGAAGGGATGAGCGAAAAAGAGCTTCATTTTAACGCTTCACTCATCTTTAGGCAAAAAAACGAGCTAGGTCTTAGCTTTGATCCGATCGTAGCGATAAACGAAAACGCCGCAAAGGCGCATGCATTGCCAGGGGATAAAATTTTAAAAAGGGGCGATTTACTGCTACTTGATGCTGGGGTTAAATTTAATCGCTACTGCTCTGATCGCACGAGAACTGCTTGCTTTGATGAAAATTTTAACTTCTCAAAGGAGCAAAAATTTAAAAACGCCAAGATGCAAGAAATTTACGATATCGTAAAAGAGGCTCAGGCTGCTGCGATAAAGGTCGCTAGAGCTGGCGTTAAGGCGTGCGAGATAGACCTTGCAGCAAGAGATGTGATAGCAAGGGCTGGATATGAAAAGGCTTTTTTTCACTCGACAGGACACGGAGTGGGTGTAGATATACACGAGCTTCCAGTCGTCTCAGCAAGGAGTGAAACGCTCATAAAAGAGGGTATGGTCTTTAGTATAGAGCCTGGAATTTATCTAGAAAATGAATTTGGCGTGCGTATCGAGGACGTGGTGGTCGCAAGAGAAGGTGGGTGCGAGATTTTATGAAGCTAGCTGGAGCAAGAAAGATCGTAAAAAGCCGTTTTTGCCCTAGCTTTTTTCATAAAAGAGATGAGTTTAAGTATGAGGCGCTAGTTGGTATGGGTGGCAACATCGGTGACAGCGCAAAGAGGTTTGATAAATTTATAAGAGCGATTAAAAGTGATAGTAGGTTTCATGTAGTTGAAGTCTCGCCGATCCTTATAAATGCGGCGTTTGGCTACGAAGCGCAGGATGATTTTAGTAACGCTGTTATAAATTTACAAACATCTATGAGCCCTAGAGAAACTCTAAAAATTTTGGGGCACTATGAGAGTAAATTTAAGCGCGTGAGGACGTTTAAAAATGCACCACGTACGCTTGATCTGGATATTTTGTATTTTAGTAAAAAAGTCTATAAAACGCCGCGCCTTATCGTTCCACACCCAGGAGCCGATAAGAGGCTTAGCGTGATCGTGCCACTAGGGCTTATGAGAGGTTAAAGGATATAAATGGCTACAAAATTTCATACTTTTACAGGCGAGAGCACCATCGAGGCTTTGAAAAAGGCTCAAGAAGCGTGCGGCGAAAAGGCCATACTCGTTACCACAAAGCAAATTCAAGCCAAAACGATAAACAAAAAGCCGCTTTATGAGATTTTGGTAAGCGTTGAAGAAGACGACATAAAACAGCCTCCAAAGCCAAATGCAAAAGCCATAAACTACGAGAATGCCTACTCTAAATTTAGCAAAAACTACGAGCCGCCAAAACCAAAATTTGAGATAAAAGAGGAGCCTGCTAAATTTGAGGCAAAGACAGCATCACCTGAGCCTTATGACCCAAATGAGAGTGTGCTTTTAAATATCTCAGCTGCTGCAAAAGAGATAAGTACAATCGCAAATGTAAATATCGATGATGTAAAAGATAGAGAGTCAAGCATGCCAAGTGGCATGAATAAAAAAATAGATGACGTAGCAAAGCAAGTAAGCGTGCTAAGCGAAAAAATAGGGCTCATAACCGACATGATCTGGGACGAAAAAGCCCCAAATCGTAACAATCTATCCATCCCGCCGGAATTTGCCAGCATCTACAAGCTCGCAAAACAAAGCGGCATGAAAGATGAGCATTTAGAGGCTATCATGCAAACTACTCTTGAAAATTTGCCAGTTTCGATGAAGAGTAATCCAACCGCGGTAAAAAGGTACTTCTATTCGCTTTTGCGAAATATGCTGCCTTGCAGAAAAGAGCCAAACGATAAAAAACAACGTATTATGATGCTAGTTGGCCCAACTGGAGTTGGTAAGACTACGACACTAGCAAAGCTAGCTGCTCGTTTTGCTTACGGCAATGAAAAGCGCTATAAAACAGGTATCATCACGCTTGATACGTACCGTATCGGAGCGGTTGAGCAGTTATTTCAGTATGCAAAGATGATGAAGCTACCTATACTCGATGTTATCGAGATAGATGACTTTCAAAATGCTATAAAGCAGCTTAATTATTGTGATGTGATACTTATTGATACGACTGGAAATTCGCAGTATGACAAAGAAAAGCTCGAAAGGCTTGATAAATTTTTAAAGCATAGCGGCGCAAAGATTGATGTAAATTTGGTCCTTTCGGCTGGATCAAAGGTTGAAGATCTAATAGAAATTTATAATGGATTTTCATTTTTGGATATTGACACGCTGATAATCACCAAATTTGATGAGACAAAAATTTTTGGCAACGTCTTTTCGCTGATATATGAGACAAATACGCCAGTTAGCTACTTTAGCGTGGGTCAAGAGGTGCCTGATGATCTTGTGGAGGCAAAGAGCGAATTTTTAGTAGAGTGCGTGTTTGACGGCTTTACAAAGCAAAAGGCTAGCGATGAATAATCAAGCGCAAAAATTACAAAATTTAGTCCAGTCTCAAAGCAAGAGCAAAAATACACATTTTATTGCGATAACTAGCGGTAAAGGTGGTGTTGGTAAGAGCACGATAAGTGCAAATTTAGCAAATGTTTTATCAAAAAATGGCTACAAAGTAGGGCTTTTTGATGCTGACATCGGCCTTGCAAACCTTGATGTCATCTTAAATGTAAAAATGGGTAAAAATTTACTTCACGTGCTAAAAGGCGAGTGCAGCCTAAAAGACATCTTGATACCTATAAATAAAAATTTGATCCTTATCCCTGGCGAAAGCGGCGATGAAATTTTAAAATTTAACAATCAATTTTTATTTGAGAGGTTTTTAGACGAGGCGAGCGAGCTTGATGAGCTTGATTTTTTGATCATTGATACTGGAGCTGGCATAGGCGGTAGCACACAGCTATTTTTAGAAGCGGCCGATGAGGTCGTGGTGGTAACTGTGCCTGATCCTGCGGCGATAACTGATGCATACGCTGTCATAAAGATCGTCTCAAGGTTTAAAAATAGTGAGCTTTTGCTTTTAAATATGGTGAAAAATGAAGCAGAAGCGACTAGAATTTATGAAAATATCAAACGCGTTGCTAATGCAAATATCGGGTCTAGCTTAAATTTAGAGCTTATAGGATTTGTGGCTTCTGATAAGAATGTTTCAAGAAGTATAAAACAACGAACGCTTTTTACGGACGACGCTGCTTATGCTGAGCCTAGTGCTCAGATAAAACAGATAGCTTCGAATTTACTTTATAGGTTGGAACGAAAAGTGCTTAACGATGAGCAAAGCAGGAGCTTTGGGGGCTTCTTTAAGCGTTTGATAGAACAATTTTGATGGAGATTGAGCTTTGCGTGCAGAAAATTTTATAGCATTTTTTACGGTTTGTGGTTTTTTTGTAGGTATAGTTTTTACCTTGCTAAAGGTGAGTGAGCCTATCGAAATGCTTGTTTATACACTAGTTATTACTTTGTTTTTTTATCTTATAATTCATATTGTTATCATGAACTACATCGATGTGAAAAGGGCTTTAACTAAAATTTTTGACAAACAAAAACATGAAGAGATCGCAGACTATCTCATCTCTGAGCTAAATACTAGAGAAAAGCGTATGGAAAATATCATGGTAAAAATGACTGCTGAAAATTTTGATTCTGGTAAACGAAATGCACGAGTTAAAGCAAAAGCAGCTTAACGCTTATAAAAACACGATAAAAAAAGAACAAGACGAAATCGTCTTAAAATATATGCCAGCACTGCGTGCAATGGCGTTTAGGCTTAAAGAGAGGCTACCGTCAAGCATAGATACAAATGACCTAATAAGCATTGGCGTTGAAGAGATGATAAAACTTAGCAGGAAGTATGACAAGGAGCAAAATGACTCTTTTTGGGGTTATGGCAAAAAGAGAATTTATGGCTCTATGCTTGATTATCTAAGGACGCTTGATGTTGTTAGTAGAAGCGATAGAAAACTCGTAAAGAGTATAAATAGTGAGATAGATAATTATTTCAATGAGTATGAAGAAGAGCCAAGCGATGAGTATTTGGCCGAAAAGCTTAATGAAGATATTGAGAAGATAAGAGAGGCAAGAGGCGTTAGCGGTATCATTACTATTTTGCCAATAGACGAGCAAATGGAGCTAATTGGTCAAAATGACGTCGAGAAAAGCATTGAGAGAGAGGATCTCATTTTAAAAATAGAAGAAGCTTTAAAAGATTTTGACGAAAGAGATCAGATGTTGGTTCAGCTTTATTATTATGAAGAGCTAAATTTAAAAGAGATAAGCCAGATCATGAATATCAGCGAGAGTAGAATTTCACAAATTCATAAACGTTTGCTTGATCGTATCAGGCGTAGCTTGGGGGTTTAATGGCTGATATTTTAAGTCAAGAAGAGATAGACGCGCTACTTGAAGTTGTCGATGAAGACGGCGATACGAGTAATATCGAGGTCGAAGAGAGATCGCAAGGCGAACAAAAGCAGATTGTTATTTATGATTTTAAGCGTCCAAACCGCGTTAGTAAAGAGCAACTCCGTGCCATAAAAGGCATTCATGATAAGCTTGCTAGAAATTTAGCTAGTCAAATTTCTAGTGTTATGAGAAGTATCGTCGAGATCAGACTTCACAGTGTTGATCAAATGACTTATGGCGAATTTTTGATGAGTTTGCCAAGTCCAACGAGCTTTAATGTCTTTTCTATAAAGCCACTTGATGGAAACTGTGTTTTAGAGATAAATCCAAGTATTGCTTTTCCGATGATAGATCGTTTGCTTGGCGGAACTGGTGAAAATTTTGAAGCAAATAGAGAACTAACCGACATTGAAGTAAATTTGCTTGATGCGGTGCTTAGAATGATCATGCAGCGTCTTAAAGAGAGCTGGTCAATGATAACTGATATGTACCCAAATGTGGAAGCCAAAGAGAGCAGTCCAAATGTCGTACAGATCGTCTCTCAAAATGAGATTGTTATTATGGTCGTTATGGAGATCATAGTTGGCGGCTCAAGCGGTATGATAAATTTATGCTATCCGGTTATCTATCTTGAACCGATACTCTCACGCCTTGCAAACAGGGACATTATGCTTGGTGAAACGAGTGCAAAAAAAAGTAGAAACAAAGAGCTAAAAACACTTATTGGACGAGCAGAAATTTTATATGAAGCTATACTTGGCAAATCGATCATTAGCGTAAATGAGTTTTTAAATTTAAAAGAAGGTGATATTTTAAGGCTTGATAGAGGAGCTGATGATAAGGCGATCGTTTGTATCGATAAAAAAGAAGTTTTCTTAGCTGAAGTTGGGCTTCATAGATTTAGAAAATCTATAAGAATTGAGCAGTTAATACGCTCCGATAAAGATGAGATCAAAAATATCTTAGAAAAATACGAAGAAGAGAGAAAAGCAAAACTAATGGCTTATGAAGCCAACGAACGCAATATGGAAGAAGAAGAGAGCGACGAAGATGATGAATGATTTTTTTAATATATTTTCCAATGAATTAAAAGCTACGATCGAAGGGCTTACAGGTAGAGCTCCGGAAGTTGGTGAGAGAAACGAATTTGACGCACCAACACAAAACGGTATAAAGCCTCCAGTGGTAATGGCTAGCGTTGCTTTAAGCGGAGATATTAATGCTAAAGCTGAGGTTGTATGCACTCCGGTTTTAATAAGTGCCATTAGCGAATGGATGATGGGCGAAGAGGAAATTTCAAAGAATGAAAATTTAGGCAGTGATGAGCTTGACGCTGCAAAAGAGATATTTTCAAACCTTTTTAGTGCCTTTAGTACATCTTTGGGTGCTCAAAAGGGCATGCCAAAGATAAATTTTGAAGTAATAAATGTAAATTTTTTAGATGAAAATTCTTCGCTTGATTTTAGTGTTTATGAAAAGCTATTTTTATTTAATGTCAAAATCGAAGATTTAAGCGAGCATATCGGTTTTGCTTGCGATCATTCGCTAATGAAATTTTTTGAGCCAACAAAGACCGAAGCACCAGCTGCACCAGCGAGCACTCCTCACGTAGCTAAGGGCGATTTTAGCGTTGAAGAGATGAGAAATATCGGTCTTATAATGGACGTTAGACTGCCTATTCGTGTTCGTATCGGCTCAAAAAGAATGCTTTTAAAAGATGTGCTTACTATGGATATTGGCTCAGTTATCGAGTTAAACCAATTAGCAAACGATCCGCTTGAAATTTTGATCGGTGATAAGGTAATAGCTCTTGGCGAAGTGGTGATAATAGACGGAAATTTCGGCATCCAGATCACTCAGATAGGCTCAAAACGTGAGAGGCTTCAACAGTTAAAATAATGAATAATGATTTAGTTAGCGATCTTTTAAATTTTCCAAACGTCTTAAAATATAAAAATAAAAATGTTACCTTCTTTGGCTCGGCTAGATTTGATGAAGAAAATTTCTACTGCAAAAAGGCTTATGAACTAGCTTATAAGCTAAACGAGCTAGGATATGCCATCTTAACTGGTGGTGGAGATGGCATAATGAGAGCCGCAAACAAGGGTGCATTTGATAGTGCAAAATCGCCAAGCATAGCCCTAAATGTGAGACTTCCGTTTGAACAAAATACAAACCCTTACGTCACAGCAAAATATCTCTTTTCAAATTTAAGCCCAAGAAAATTTGCACTTACCGATCGTTCAGTCGCATTTGTCGTCTTTCCAGGTGGCTTTGGCACTCTTGATGAACTTTTTGAAATTTTAGTACTTGCTCAAGTTGGTAGTAAAAAAGTAAAAATTTTTCTTTTTGGGAGTGAATTTTGGCAAGGGCTTGATGAGTTTATAAAAAATACGCTAGTTAGCCAAAAAACAATAAAAAAAGAAGATATAAATTTATACAAAATCACCGATGATTTAGAGCTTATCGCAAACGAAATTTTGACTATTTAAAAATAAGATATAAAATATCCGCTTTTAAATTTCAAAGAGGTAAAAAATATGAAAATAATGGTCGCAATGAGCGGTGGTGTAGATAGCACTATGACGGCTAAATTTCTGCAAGAAGCTGGTCATGAAGTGCAAGGCTGCTATATGATGCTACATCAAAAACCAGGATATCACGAAGAAAATATCAGAAAAGTGAAAAAAGTAGGCGAGTATCTTGGCATAAAGGTGCATATTTTGGATCTGCAGGATAAATTTAATGAGTTTGTCTATGATCCTTTTGTGAAGCTCTATAAAGAGGGCAAGACGCCAAATCCTTGTGCTTTGTGCAATAAATTTATAAAGCTTGGTGCGTTGCTTGATTTTGCAAAGGCAAATGGCTGCGAGAAGCTTGCTACTGGGCATTATGTGCAAGTTATTGATGGATTTATCACATGTGCAAAAGATCCTAGCAAGGATCAAAGCTACTTTTTAGCCCAAGTGCCAAAAGAGATATTAAAAGATGTTATTTTTCCGCTTGGGGATAAATTTAAAAAAGATATAAAAGAGCTTGCAAGAAGTGTAAAAGTGCTTGAAGAATTTGCTACGCAGGCAGAAAGTAGTGAAATTTGCTTTGTGGAAGAT
Proteins encoded in this window:
- a CDS encoding RNA-binding protein — translated: MNIYVGNLSYRTTEAELKEAFAQFGEVRRAKIVKDRETDRSKGFGFVEMDDANEGQKAIDALNEKELGGRTLRVNEARPRD
- a CDS encoding chlorohydrolase: MEILKAKKIITGGENPKILRNSCVVLKDDKILEILSEKEAQKKFKEAKIYDFGDSVIAPAFVNTHVHLEFSSNVSTLKYGDFIKWLGSIIDKGGELARMDAKKAMNEAISSLLKSGVCTIGEISSFGSELEILAASPLKVVLFSEILGSSEQMVQQNLQNFLAKFEKTKGYKSQNFTPAISLHSPYSVHPKLAKAALEIAKKDDLLVSTHFLESKAEKQWLEHGSGGFKKHLLRFSPYPKSMYDTDSYFAMFREINTLFTHCVYVSDFAKFRPHHSVTHCAVSNRLLGKKALNLKEIFKNNVSLNIGTDGLSSNISLNFWHELRAALFTHASLDLNELATRLFVAATHGGAKALRTNNGEIKAGRAADIAIYNDLECDDSELILQLILHTNEAKKLYIGGKICKF
- a CDS encoding 3-dehydroquinate dehydratase (catalyzes the formation of 3-dehydroshikimate from 3-dehydroquinate in chorismate biosynthesis) encodes the protein MDKKLKIMVIQGPNINMLGAREPGIYGVMKMEDIHSQMKIVADQNDVEIEFFQSNLEGELVDKIQECLGDADGIIINPAAYTHTSIAIRDALSAVALPVIEVHISNVYRREEFRHKSLIAPVAAGQIVGFGPVGYHLAMIGMLQIFEQIKAVRANQKAQ
- a CDS encoding X-Pro aminopeptidase codes for the protein MNFILKDENAVFYECGYSCDNEFLLCLDGVKYFFTDARYYFEAKSCVNAGVVVLLAQRNLISEVRAFLRKMKPSSLVFNPDELSLSEYNALSKGFKINFKPKPNFSRLKRICKSEDEIKILKKASEFGAKCFDEFAKFVRENGEGMSEKELHFNASLIFRQKNELGLSFDPIVAINENAAKAHALPGDKILKRGDLLLLDAGVKFNRYCSDRTRTACFDENFNFSKEQKFKNAKMQEIYDIVKEAQAAAIKVARAGVKACEIDLAARDVIARAGYEKAFFHSTGHGVGVDIHELPVVSARSETLIKEGMVFSIEPGIYLENEFGVRIEDVVVAREGGCEIL
- a CDS encoding 2-amino-4-hydroxy-6-hydroxymethyldihydropteridine diphosphokinase, which encodes MKLAGARKIVKSRFCPSFFHKRDEFKYEALVGMGGNIGDSAKRFDKFIRAIKSDSRFHVVEVSPILINAAFGYEAQDDFSNAVINLQTSMSPRETLKILGHYESKFKRVRTFKNAPRTLDLDILYFSKKVYKTPRLIVPHPGADKRLSVIVPLGLMRG
- a CDS encoding flagellar biosynthesis protein FlhF; translated protein: MATKFHTFTGESTIEALKKAQEACGEKAILVTTKQIQAKTINKKPLYEILVSVEEDDIKQPPKPNAKAINYENAYSKFSKNYEPPKPKFEIKEEPAKFEAKTASPEPYDPNESVLLNISAAAKEISTIANVNIDDVKDRESSMPSGMNKKIDDVAKQVSVLSEKIGLITDMIWDEKAPNRNNLSIPPEFASIYKLAKQSGMKDEHLEAIMQTTLENLPVSMKSNPTAVKRYFYSLLRNMLPCRKEPNDKKQRIMMLVGPTGVGKTTTLAKLAARFAYGNEKRYKTGIITLDTYRIGAVEQLFQYAKMMKLPILDVIEIDDFQNAIKQLNYCDVILIDTTGNSQYDKEKLERLDKFLKHSGAKIDVNLVLSAGSKVEDLIEIYNGFSFLDIDTLIITKFDETKIFGNVFSLIYETNTPVSYFSVGQEVPDDLVEAKSEFLVECVFDGFTKQKASDE
- a CDS encoding ATP-binding protein; protein product: MNNQAQKLQNLVQSQSKSKNTHFIAITSGKGGVGKSTISANLANVLSKNGYKVGLFDADIGLANLDVILNVKMGKNLLHVLKGECSLKDILIPINKNLILIPGESGDEILKFNNQFLFERFLDEASELDELDFLIIDTGAGIGGSTQLFLEAADEVVVVTVPDPAAITDAYAVIKIVSRFKNSELLLLNMVKNEAEATRIYENIKRVANANIGSSLNLELIGFVASDKNVSRSIKQRTLFTDDAAYAEPSAQIKQIASNLLYRLERKVLNDEQSRSFGGFFKRLIEQF
- a CDS encoding RNA polymerase sigma factor FliA encodes the protein MHELKQKQLNAYKNTIKKEQDEIVLKYMPALRAMAFRLKERLPSSIDTNDLISIGVEEMIKLSRKYDKEQNDSFWGYGKKRIYGSMLDYLRTLDVVSRSDRKLVKSINSEIDNYFNEYEEEPSDEYLAEKLNEDIEKIREARGVSGIITILPIDEQMELIGQNDVEKSIEREDLILKIEEALKDFDERDQMLVQLYYYEELNLKEISQIMNISESRISQIHKRLLDRIRRSLGV
- a CDS encoding flagellar motor switch protein FliM: MADILSQEEIDALLEVVDEDGDTSNIEVEERSQGEQKQIVIYDFKRPNRVSKEQLRAIKGIHDKLARNLASQISSVMRSIVEIRLHSVDQMTYGEFLMSLPSPTSFNVFSIKPLDGNCVLEINPSIAFPMIDRLLGGTGENFEANRELTDIEVNLLDAVLRMIMQRLKESWSMITDMYPNVEAKESSPNVVQIVSQNEIVIMVVMEIIVGGSSGMINLCYPVIYLEPILSRLANRDIMLGETSAKKSRNKELKTLIGRAEILYEAILGKSIISVNEFLNLKEGDILRLDRGADDKAIVCIDKKEVFLAEVGLHRFRKSIRIEQLIRSDKDEIKNILEKYEEERKAKLMAYEANERNMEEEESDEDDE
- a CDS encoding flagellar motor switch protein FliY (One of three proteins involved in switching the direction of the flagellar rotation) — protein: MMNDFFNIFSNELKATIEGLTGRAPEVGERNEFDAPTQNGIKPPVVMASVALSGDINAKAEVVCTPVLISAISEWMMGEEEISKNENLGSDELDAAKEIFSNLFSAFSTSLGAQKGMPKINFEVINVNFLDENSSLDFSVYEKLFLFNVKIEDLSEHIGFACDHSLMKFFEPTKTEAPAAPASTPHVAKGDFSVEEMRNIGLIMDVRLPIRVRIGSKRMLLKDVLTMDIGSVIELNQLANDPLEILIGDKVIALGEVVIIDGNFGIQITQIGSKRERLQQLK
- a CDS encoding TIGR00730 family Rossman fold protein, translating into MNNDLVSDLLNFPNVLKYKNKNVTFFGSARFDEENFYCKKAYELAYKLNELGYAILTGGGDGIMRAANKGAFDSAKSPSIALNVRLPFEQNTNPYVTAKYLFSNLSPRKFALTDRSVAFVVFPGGFGTLDELFEILVLAQVGSKKVKIFLFGSEFWQGLDEFIKNTLVSQKTIKKEDINLYKITDDLELIANEILTI
- a CDS encoding tRNA 2-thiouridine(34) synthase MnmA, which codes for MKIMVAMSGGVDSTMTAKFLQEAGHEVQGCYMMLHQKPGYHEENIRKVKKVGEYLGIKVHILDLQDKFNEFVYDPFVKLYKEGKTPNPCALCNKFIKLGALLDFAKANGCEKLATGHYVQVIDGFITCAKDPSKDQSYFLAQVPKEILKDVIFPLGDKFKKDIKELARSVKVLEEFATQAESSEICFVEDTYIEVLNKHYNTNLPGNVVDKDGKIIGRHQGYMHYTIGKRRGFEVFGAHEPHFVIKINADKNEIIVGTKDDLAQKVVELENVNLFIDKDKFECETKIRYRSPKLDAFVEVDKENKTAKLTLNQNALGVAQGQLCVMYDGDKVIASGFIKG